The Candidatus Hamiltonella defensa 5AT (Acyrthosiphon pisum) DNA window AAGTCATCGTATCTCTTAAGCCCAGATTAAACCCTTGACCCGAAACAGGATGCAAAGTTTGGGCCGAATTCCCTACCAATGCCAAGCGATGGCTGATATGCCGGGAGGCAAACGTCAAATAAAGTGGCGTGCTATAACGTGGCCCTACTTTCAGTATCTTTCCAAGACGCCAGCCAAAAGTATTTTGTAACTGCTGCAGGAAATCAGCATCGTTCCAGGCTTCTACCAAAAAACGGTTAGCCTGAGAATGACACCAAACCAGAGCACTTTCTTCCTGAGAAATCGGTAACAATGCCAGAGGCCCTTCAGAGGTAAAGCGTTCAAAAGCACAACTTCCCAGCGCTTTTTCTGTGCGGATGTGAGTGGTTACAGCAAATTGCTGGTAATCTTTTTTTTGATATTGAATATGGCAGGCTTGAGCAAGCGAAGAATGCGAGCCATCCGCCGCAATCAATAATGGCGCCTCTAAGGTTTCACCATGATTTAACGTAACGCGCACCATTTTTTGGGTACGAGATATTTGTAAAACCTGGGCAGGGCAATAAAGCTGAATGCCAGGAGTGCTTTTTAATAAAGAAAATAACCTATTTTGCGCCGTCTTTAATGACAACACCTGGCCCAAAAAAGGAATGTGATGATCTTGAGCCCTGAGATGAACAAAACCACACTGACCTTGATCGCTGACGTGAATGTTTGTGATAGGCGTTGCGTCATGTGATAGTGGTTTCCAAATGCCTAATCTTTCAAGCTGTTGGCAAGTGCCATGTGCCAACGCAATCGCTCTTTTATCATCAGAAAAAGACGCATTTTGATCTGGCACAAAAGCTTCTATCAGTCTGATGGGAATCTGACCACGAGTCAGGAATGCCACAGCCAAAGCTAAGGTAGAACCTACCATGCCCCCGCCGACAATAATAACGCCCATCATGCTTCTTGAGATGACATCAAAGATTCAATGAGTTCGGGATCTTTCGGAACAGCGGCGGTTAAATTTTCATTGCCTGTTTTTGTGATTAAAATATCGTCTTCGATACGAATGCCGATCCCCCTATACTGCTCAGGCACTTTCGCGTCCGAAAAAATATATAATCCAGGCTCCACCGTTAATACCATTCCCTCTTTTAAAGGGCGATTTTTTTCATCAGAGCCATAATCTCCGACATCATGTACGTCCATCCCCAACCAATGACTTAATCCATGCATGAAAAAGGGCTTATAGGCTTTTTGAGAATGCAGTTTTTTTAAACTTCCTTTTAATATTCCAAGGTTAATTAAACCTGCTGTGATGATACGTGTGACCTCTTGGGTGACCTCATGAATACTGATACCTGGTTTGTATAACTCCAAGGCTTTATTTTGGGCGGCTAAAACAATGTCATATAACGCTTTCTGTGGAGCGGTAAATTGACCGCTGACAGGGAAGGTCCTTGTAATATCCCCCGCATAGCCCTGGTATTCGCAGCCCGCATCAATTAACACCAAATTCCCTGCATTGAGTTTGGATTCATTCTCAGTGTAATGCAGAATACAAGCGTTTTCGCCAGTAGCTACAATGCTGTTATAAGCCGGAAAACGAGCGCCACGTTGACTCAATTCGTACTGAATTTCGCTTTCCAGGTGATATTCGTAGAGGCCTGGACGACATTTTTTCATAGCACGAATATGAGCCTGAGCGCTGATTTCACAAGCTTTGCGCAATACATTGATCTCTTCTTTTGATTTCAATAACCTCATTTCATCAAGACAGGGTCGCCAATCCATCAGCACGTGTGGCACACTAGAACTTTGGCGTGATTTTAATCGTAGTTTTTTGCAGGCTGAAAAAAATATTTCATCCGCATACGCATATTGGCCTTGTGCGTGATACACAACCTCTTGATTTTTTAAAAATAAATAAAGATGTTCTTCTATTTCATCAAAGGGCAATGCGTGATCAATTCCCAATTTTTGGGGTGCCCATTCTTGACCCAGGCGAGCGCCAGACCAAGTTTCAGCAAGGGGATCTCGAGCTCGATTCAATAAAATGGACTTCGTTTTTTTTTGAGTCTCTTTGATCAACACCAATAAGGCTTCTGGCTCCTTAAAACCTGAAAGATAATTGAAATAACTGTTTTGACGATAAAGATATTCCGAATCTGTGCTTCGAAAGACCTGAGGAGCAGAAAAAATCAGCGCTACACTGTTGGGCAACATCTTTGCCAGTAGTTTTTGACGTCGTTTTTGGTATTCTTTTAAAGTGATCATAAATTGTGTGTTTGAATGAATTAACTCAGAAGTGAAGCCCATAGCATCAGTCGTATGCGTCTTTTCACATTTCGATGATCCTGCTCAACCAGATTATTGAGATATTTGATTTGTTTTGGATAGAGTCTCCCAATCATTTAACGCGACGCAACCTTACATAGGCCCGTCTTAAATGACAAGACTCACTTGCTGTATGCTTTTCATTCCGGTAAAACTGTCAACCCAAATTACACTACAAAATAATACAACTCACTGGACAAGTATGTTTCAAAATAATCCTCTACTTGCAAAGCTAAAAAAACAACTTCATGTTTCAGCGCCCAAAATTGAAGGTATCGTTAAAGGAACCGAAAAAGGTTTTGGGTTTCTTGAAATCGATGCGCAAAAAAGTTATTTCATTCCTCCTCCACAAATGAAAAAGGTCATGCATGGCGATCGTGTACAGGGCAGCCTGTATAACGATAGAGATCGTGAAATGGTTCAACCGGAAACGCTGCTGGAACCTTTCCTCTCCCGTTTTGTGGGTCGTGTACAAAAAAGAGGGACATTTTTGCTGATCAGACCAGATCATCCTTTATTAAAAGAAGCTATTCCATGTTATGTCTCTGCTGATATCGCACACTCTTTTGAAGAGGGAGATTGGGCCGTTGCCGAAATGCGGGAGCATCCTCTGAAGGGTGCTCGAGCTTTTAAAGCAGAGATCACTTCTTTTATTGCTCATGGCGAAGATAATTTCGCGCCTTGGTGGGTGACCTTAACTCGCCACAATCTTGAACGTACTCCGCCTGATATGTGCCCGTTGGCGCTCAATGAAACCGAATCTGAACGTGAAGATTTAACGGATTTAAATTTTATTACTATTGATAACGCCTCCACTGAAGATATGGACGATGCACTTTGTGTGTCGGATCTGGGCAATGGCTCTTTCATGCTGATGGTGGCTATCGCAGACCCAACTGCCTATATTGATGAAAATAGTCCATTAGATACGGCGGCTCGTCAGAGGGCTTTTACAACTTATTTGCCCGGCTTTGATATCCCGATGTTGCCACGCGAAGTTGCAGATGATATCTGTTCACTTCGCCCTGATCAGCGTCGCCCTGCATTAATTTGTCGTGTCACCATTACGCCTGAGGGCGCTTTAGGTGAGGATATTCGTTTTTCGAGCGCCTGGATCACCTCAAAAGCAAAGCTGGCTTATAACAAAGTATCTGATTGGCTAGAAAATCAAGGGGATTGGGCGCCGCCCAATACTGAGATTGCTGAACAAATTCAATGGCTGAAACATATCTACGACGTAAGACATCATTGGCGTCAGCAACATGCTTTGGTCTTTAAAAATCGTTCAGAATATCGTTTTGTGATCAATGAAAATGGGAATGTACTTGATGTCATTATTGACGAAAGGCGTATTGCTCACGGTATAGTTGAAGAATGTATGATTGCGGCTAATATTTGTGCCGCGGTGATTTTACGAGATTGTTTAGGTTTTGGTTTTTATAACGTACATAGGGGCTTTGATCCTGCTTTGGTAAAACAAGCCGCACAAATACTCAAAACCCATGGTATCGAATTTCCCCCTGCTGATTTACTGACATTAGAAGGTTTCTGTCAATTACGTCGTCAGTTGGATTCGTTAGGCAATGAAGCGCTTGAAAGTCGCCTGCGTCGTTTACAGGCATTTTCTGAATTGAGTGTTGAGCCAGGCCCACATTTTGGTTTGGGTTTGCCCCTGTATGCGAGTTGGACTTCTCCGATTCGTAAATACAGTGATATGGTCAATCACCGGTTGTTAAAGATGGTGATTGCCAATCGATCTGCGAAAAAGCTCGATGAAAATATCTCTGAATTAATTGCAGAGCGTCGCCGTGCCAATCGAATGGCAGAGCGAGATATCAGCGACTGGCTCTATGCTCGTTATCTCAATCCCATAGCAGGCACTGACAAAAATTTTTCCGCAAAAATTATGGAAATGACTCGTGGTGGCCTTCGAGTTCGGTTGTTAGAGAACGGAGCCATCGCTTTTATTCCGGCTTCTTTGATTCACTCTGTCCGTAGTGAGATTGTATTCAATTCTGAAATGGGGACGGTTTACAAGAATGAAGATATTATTTATCGCCAGGGAGACATGATTGAAGTTCAATTAGCGCAAGTGCGGTTAGATACCCGAAATCTGATTGCAAGACCCATCTGAATGTTTTTATTTTCCCATTGATATTGAGAAACCAGGATCAGGTTTTAAGCGTAGTCTTAAGTCTGGTCCCATTTGTTTCACCTCTTGTAAAACAAACTCGGGAGCCTTGGCTAATTCATTTAATCCAGGTAACTGGCATAATCCACGAGCAGTATTTCCCAGAAGCTTGGGCGCCATATAAAGAATCAATTCATCAACCAAGCCCGCTTCTAATAATCCTCCTGCCAGCTCAGCACCGGCTTCGACCCAAATCAAATTCATTTCTCGTTTTGCTAATGCCGTCATTAATGACCCTAAATCAATCGCATTTTTTTTATCGGGCCATTGAATACTAGAAAAGATCCATTGTTCTACCTGATTTGGCCAATCTTGATGATCAGTTTTTGTTCTAATGAGCCAGCAAGTTCCAGGTTGTTGAACGACCTGATGTTGAGGAGTCACTTTATGGTGCCTGTCTAAAATAATTCTAACGGGTTGACGTAAACTCTCTTGAGGATAGAGGGCTTGAGTCTTTTTCGGTAATGATTCCCAACGTACTGTTAAAGCAGGATTATCTGCTGACACTGTGACACCTGTACTTAAAATGGCCGAGCTTTGTGCTCTGAAAAACTGCACATCCTGGCGGGATTGCTCTGAGGTTATCCATTGGCTCTCTCCTGATGCCATAGCCGTACGACCATCCAGAGAACAAGCCATTTTGAGTTGTATATAAGGTAAGCCCGTTCGCATGCGTTTTAAAAATCCGGGATTCAGATCTTGAGCCTCAGTGCTTAAAATTCCTGATGTCACTTCAATACCAGCCTGCTTGAGTTGATACAAACCTCTACCAGCAATTTCTGGATTAGGATCTTCGATTGCAACCACTACACGCCTGACGCCAGCTTTAATTAAGGCTTCAACACAAGGAGGCGTTTTTCCATAATGACAGCAAGGTTCCAAAGTAATGTAAGCCACACTGCCTTTTGCTAAACGGCCCGCTTTTTGAAGGGCGTGAATTTCTGCGTGGGGCTCGCCCAAACGCAAATGATAACCTTCACCTACCACTTGTCCATGACGCACGAGAACACATCCCACATTCGGATTAGGTGTGGTCGTAAAACGACCCAAACTTGCCAATCTCAGTGCATAAGACATATAAAATTCATCCTGACATTTCACAGAGTCAGCAGAATGTGTTTTTTTCATAACAGCCCTTCTTTAATCCTTTTGATGGAGGGAGGGATTGTCTTGAAGCTTGGCAATTTCTTCGCCAAATTCACGGACATCTTCAAAACTGCGATAAACAGAAGCAAAGCGAATATAGGCAATTTTATCTAATTTTTTTAAGGCTTCCATCACAAATTGCCCGAGCATTTTGCTAGGAACTTCAGGTTCTCCGGTTGCACGAAGCTGAGATTTGATTTGATGAATGGCTGTTTCAAGAGCATCTGTACTGACAGGGCGCTTTTCCAGCGCTTTTCTCATCCCGCTGCGTAATTTTTGTTCGTTAAAAGGCTCAAGAAGATCATCGTTTTTTATAACACGGGGCATCACCAACTCTGCGTGTTCTAAGGTGGTAAAGCGCTCATGACAAATGGCACACTGGCGTCGACGTTTAATTTGAGACCCTTCAGACACCAAACGAGAATCTATCACTTTTGTATCAACCGTATTACAAAAAGGACAATGCATAAAACTCCTTAGTAGAACTTCCTTGGATTTTTAAAAAGATTTTAACCGTGCAACTAAACCACTTCGTCTTTGAGTAGGGGTTAGAATCGCATGATTCAATACTTTATCGGTGGAATATAACGTTAATTTTTGACGAGCTCGAGTGATGGCCGTATAAACCAGTTCTCGGGTGACGATAGGGGTAAAATGATCAGGCAACACCAATGCAGTGTGTTCAAATTCAGATCCTTGTGATTTATGAACGGTCATCGCGTATGCCGTACTGTGCGCTGGCAAACGATTCGGTTGCACGGATTTTATGTGGCCATCTGAAAATTGAAAATACACTCTTAAGGCACCCGAGTGATCATAAAGAGTCATGCCCAGATCACCATTAAATAACCCTAATGAACTGTCATTGCACTCTATCATGATAGGTCGCCCGGAATACCATGAATTATTGAAAGGTTTTTGGGATAGGCTTAATAAACCACTATGACACAAAGTTTTTTCAATCTGTGTATTTAAACCCTCTAGACCAAATGAGCCCGTGCGCAGTGCGCATAACAGTTGGTAACGATTGAAAGCATGTAATATGGTTTCAGGATCTTTTCCCTGTTTAATCAGTTCAAGATAGGGCTGATAAGCCGCAACGCAGTCTTTCAGTAATTTTTGGTAATCTTTAGCATCACTCAGTGCATGTTGTCTGATATCAACATATTTTTTATTGACATCCCTTAAAATAGAGTGCGCTTTATGATGCTCACCTGAGTTAACGGCTTGCGCCAGTTCACCTATCCCTGATTTTTTATCAAAACGATAATTTTTATTGAGTAAACAAAGCTGATCACAGACATGAGCAACACAGAGATTTGGAAAATGTTCTATTGGATGCCCTTTCAAATCATATCCTGTCAGCCTGTTTAATTCTTCCGCTCGTGATGTGCTGTAACCAAGAGACAAAAAACGCCCAATTTCTCCTAATACAGACCCCGCTTCTACTGAAGCAAGTTGATCTCTGTCACCAAGGAAGATGACTTGGGCTGAGTTAGGTAAAGCATCAATTAATCGGGCCAACATCGGCAAGTCCACCATAGAAGCTTCATCCACGACTAAAACATCCAGATCTAATGGATTATTTTTATGATAACGAGATTGATGTCCTTTAGAGTAAGCCCCAAGTAAACGGTGCAAAGTACAAGCTTTTTCTGGCAAGCGTCGCGATTCTCCCGCGCTCAGTGATAATTCACGATAAGCGTTGCCTAGCGATTGTGTTAAACGTACGGCGGCTTTTCCTGTGGGCGCGGCAAGTTCAATACGTAAAGTCCGTTCTCCTGCAAGCCGTATCAAGGCGGTGAGTAATTTCGCCACTGTGGTGGTTTTTCCTGTCCCTGGTCCTCCTGAAATAATGGCGACTTTACTGGTAATCGCCACCGCAGCCGCCACTTTTTGAAAGTTAATATCAGATTCATTCGAAGTGAATAGTTGATCAAGGATCTGCTTGAGACGACATTCATCTTTTTTATGGTATGTCATTTTTTCTAAAGAATAATCTGAAATAAATTGAATCACTTGACCTTCATTTTTCCACATTCTTTGCAAATAAAGCCGTTCTTTTTCCAAGACCAAAGGGGTTGGTGAAGTGCCTTCACCGACGAGCGAGGAGGATTGAAATGCGTTCAACCATGCATTTTTATTTGGTTTTCCGGCGGCTTGCCATAAAGCTTCAGCCAATTCAGGGTGACGGCCATCAAAAAAATATTCAGGGGCTAAGCGAGCTAAGGGTAAACAAACATGTCCTGCACCGGCATCTGAGCTCAATAGAGCACAAGCGAGCTGCAATAAAGGTGAATGATGAGCAGCAATGATTTGTGCAAATTGCACATCAAGAAAACGCAATAATTTTTGATCCAGGGCTTGATTTAATAACCCCATCATGGTCATTCTGTCGCCCCTCCTTTTTCCCCTTTAAAGAGCTGATCAAGCCCTTCAATAAGCTGAAATGATGGGCAACAATGAAAAATCCCCTGTCCCAAAGTTTGGCTATCAACCCCACGTAAAAATAAATAGATAACACCCCCGAAATCGCGTTCATACTGATAATTCGGAATCCGATGGCGTAGATAACGATGTAACGCCAACGTATATAATTGATACTGTAAATCATATCTATGTTCGGCCATCGCCTGTTCTATAGACTGACGATGATACGCTTTAGCGCTTGTTCCTAACCAGTTAGATTTGTAATCCAAAAGATAAAATTGATCTTGCCAGAAGAAAACCAAATCAATAAACCCCGTCAATATTCCTTGCACCTTTGGAAAAGATAATGTTGAGCACAGTGCTGAAAGAGGATCGTGTTTTTTAATCAACACATCTAGGTTTGAGGATTCCAACATTGCATCGATCGGCAAATGAAATTGCAATTCAACTTGTTTATTTTTTTCTGTTAATTTCGATAAACTCAGATCTCTTTTGTCATTGAGCGGGGTATCCAGGATCTCTGTTAACCAATCATGCAACATTGGTAGCCATTTTTCATCAAATCCTTTTTGAAGTAATTGCATCTTTAACCATTCGATCTCAATCGATTGACTAAAATCTAATCGTTCTAATAGATCATGAAGAAATGTTCCAGGTATCGCTCCACGTGGAAAGGTATGAGGGCTCAAGCTGTTTTCTGATGAAAAAAGGGGGTCGTTCATGACGTCTGTGATGACTTCAGTGTCCAAAGAAGGCAACAATTCTTGCATTAAAATATGATCGGTTTTGAGCCGATTAACCGTTGAATGGGTTAAGCTCGAAGAGTCTTGTAATTTCGAATAACTGGTGACCTGCCAATGATCTTGCATTTTTCTTGTAAAGTGCCTGGCTGTTAATTCAGGTAATGGTTCTTTTGTTGGTTGCCAAAGGCTAAAATCGGAGGGATTTGCCAAAGAAACGGCAATATGCTCGCCTTCCAGTTCCTTTAATTTTTCAGATAAATATTGAGCATCCCCTGCCATGCCTTTTTGAATCAGATACCCCAAAGCACTCAGATGTATGTCACTTTCTCGTTGTTTTTTTCTTCCCCCTTTAATGAAAGGAGCAATACCGATAGAGCAATGATAAACAGAACGTGTTAATGCGACATACAGTAAACGTAGGTCTTCTGAGAGTCTTTCTTTTTCAGCTAAAGCCCTATTTTCATGGGTGGCCTTAAAGTCTAAAACCGCGGTACAGTGTTCAGGTTCATGATAAAAAACTTCTTTTTGGGCGCGTTCATCATGTGGCTGATGTTGAAAATAACCTATAAAGGGGAGCCAAACCAATGAATATTGTAATCCCTTAGATTGATGAACAGTCACAATTTGAATCAAATCACAATCTGTTTCTAGCCTCAGTTTCTGATCTTCTGATTCAGCATTGAATTCTGTGATCTTTTGAGCAAGCCATCTGACTAATGCCTGTTCACTGTCCAGTTCCTCTGAAATTTGCTGTAGCAGTTCACTGAGATGTAGTAAATCGGTTAAACGACGCTCACCCTCTTGGGTTTTCAATAGGTTTTCTGCCAACCGACGCTGAAAAATGAGTTTTCTCAGCATGGGTAAGACCCCTTTTTTTTGCCAATGTTGACGATAGTCATGAAATTCATCGACCAAAGCATCCCATGCTTGCCCATCGGACTGTAGCGCCTGTAAGGCGTTTGTGTTCAACCCCAACAAACTGGTTGCCATAGCACAACGTAAAAATTTTTCGATTTCAGGTGCTAACACCGCTTGCAAAATCCATAGTAGATCTTTTGCTTCTGGCGTATCGAAGACACTGTCTCTGTTAGACATATAAACCGAAGGAATAGACAGCCTGTTTAACGCTTTTTTTACTAAAGCCGCTTCAGTGCGGGTTCTGACTAAAACCGCAATATCAGCTGCTTTCACTGAGCGTACCCCCTGATCACTCATCAGCTGTGCTCGCCCTTGTTGGCCTGCTGTTAACCAATCTCTTATTTCAATCGCGCATTGATTAGACATACATTTTTTGTATTGATTAACAGTGATCCCTTCCCCTTTCTGTAACCAAAAATGTAATGCAGGTTGTATTTTTTTATCTATTGTTAATTGGTAAGTTCTGTTTTTGTCTGAAGCAATCGCTTCAACAAAAGGGATCTGTGAAAATAAAAAAGGGGTCTCAATTTGAGTAAAAAGCTGGTTGACTGCTTTGACGATGGCCGGAGAAGAACGCCAGTTGGTTTCTAATGTGTACTGATGCGCGATTTGAGAGCGTGCACGAATATAAGTGAAAATATCGGCGCCACGAAAAGCGTAAATAGCTTGTTTGGGATCGCCTATCAGTAATAAGCCACAATCTTTTTTTTTAGCATAGATAGAGTGAAAAATACGATACTGTTGAGGATCGGTATCCTGAAATTCATCAATTATTACAATAGGATATTGTTTTCTAATGGTTTCGGATAGTAAGTTTCCTCCTTTTTGTTTGAGTGCTGTATCCAGGTTTTTGAGT harbors:
- a CDS encoding exoribonuclease II, with amino-acid sequence MFQNNPLLAKLKKQLHVSAPKIEGIVKGTEKGFGFLEIDAQKSYFIPPPQMKKVMHGDRVQGSLYNDRDREMVQPETLLEPFLSRFVGRVQKRGTFLLIRPDHPLLKEAIPCYVSADIAHSFEEGDWAVAEMREHPLKGARAFKAEITSFIAHGEDNFAPWWVTLTRHNLERTPPDMCPLALNETESEREDLTDLNFITIDNASTEDMDDALCVSDLGNGSFMLMVAIADPTAYIDENSPLDTAARQRAFTTYLPGFDIPMLPREVADDICSLRPDQRRPALICRVTITPEGALGEDIRFSSAWITSKAKLAYNKVSDWLENQGDWAPPNTEIAEQIQWLKHIYDVRHHWRQQHALVFKNRSEYRFVINENGNVLDVIIDERRIAHGIVEECMIAANICAAVILRDCLGFGFYNVHRGFDPALVKQAAQILKTHGIEFPPADLLTLEGFCQLRRQLDSLGNEALESRLRRLQAFSELSVEPGPHFGLGLPLYASWTSPIRKYSDMVNHRLLKMVIANRSAKKLDENISELIAERRRANRMAERDISDWLYARYLNPIAGTDKNFSAKIMEMTRGGLRVRLLENGAIAFIPASLIHSVRSEIVFNSEMGTVYKNEDIIYRQGDMIEVQLAQVRLDTRNLIARPI
- the recB gene encoding exodeoxyribonuclease V subunit beta — its product is MEFSMKKIQSLDPMILPLFGERLIEASAGTGKTFTIGILYLRLLLGLGGHHAYIRRLTVEEILVVTFTQSATEELRGRIRSEIYNLRMACLNEGTQNAFYQKLLAEITDLNAAASILLFAERNMDQAAIYTIHGFCQKTLLNNAFESGVLFKQTFIQNEDKLIRQTCADFWRRSCYLLSFEEAVAISQEWASPQALLKEISPYLEGEAPQLRNPPSEDESIQSRHQKIIKQITELKLKWQTTVPDLKTLIDKSGVDKRTYNSRYLPIWLEKITQWAYQESGSYFLPKELNRFRQSILFEKTQKGHPPQHPLFSLIDFIFFQGLTLRDVVLTKAIKEIRLSLEKEKRRRGELSFDDLLKNLDTALKQKGGNLLSETIRKQYPIVIIDEFQDTDPQQYRIFHSIYAKKKDCGLLLIGDPKQAIYAFRGADIFTYIRARSQIAHQYTLETNWRSSPAIVKAVNQLFTQIETPFLFSQIPFVEAIASDKNRTYQLTIDKKIQPALHFWLQKGEGITVNQYKKCMSNQCAIEIRDWLTAGQQGRAQLMSDQGVRSVKAADIAVLVRTRTEAALVKKALNRLSIPSVYMSNRDSVFDTPEAKDLLWILQAVLAPEIEKFLRCAMATSLLGLNTNALQALQSDGQAWDALVDEFHDYRQHWQKKGVLPMLRKLIFQRRLAENLLKTQEGERRLTDLLHLSELLQQISEELDSEQALVRWLAQKITEFNAESEDQKLRLETDCDLIQIVTVHQSKGLQYSLVWLPFIGYFQHQPHDERAQKEVFYHEPEHCTAVLDFKATHENRALAEKERLSEDLRLLYVALTRSVYHCSIGIAPFIKGGRKKQRESDIHLSALGYLIQKGMAGDAQYLSEKLKELEGEHIAVSLANPSDFSLWQPTKEPLPELTARHFTRKMQDHWQVTSYSKLQDSSSLTHSTVNRLKTDHILMQELLPSLDTEVITDVMNDPLFSSENSLSPHTFPRGAIPGTFLHDLLERLDFSQSIEIEWLKMQLLQKGFDEKWLPMLHDWLTEILDTPLNDKRDLSLSKLTEKNKQVELQFHLPIDAMLESSNLDVLIKKHDPLSALCSTLSFPKVQGILTGFIDLVFFWQDQFYLLDYKSNWLGTSAKAYHRQSIEQAMAEHRYDLQYQLYTLALHRYLRHRIPNYQYERDFGGVIYLFLRGVDSQTLGQGIFHCCPSFQLIEGLDQLFKGEKGGATE
- the pepP gene encoding Xaa-Pro aminopeptidase, which gives rise to MITLKEYQKRRQKLLAKMLPNSVALIFSAPQVFRSTDSEYLYRQNSYFNYLSGFKEPEALLVLIKETQKKTKSILLNRARDPLAETWSGARLGQEWAPQKLGIDHALPFDEIEEHLYLFLKNQEVVYHAQGQYAYADEIFFSACKKLRLKSRQSSSVPHVLMDWRPCLDEMRLLKSKEEINVLRKACEISAQAHIRAMKKCRPGLYEYHLESEIQYELSQRGARFPAYNSIVATGENACILHYTENESKLNAGNLVLIDAGCEYQGYAGDITRTFPVSGQFTAPQKALYDIVLAAQNKALELYKPGISIHEVTQEVTRIITAGLINLGILKGSLKKLHSQKAYKPFFMHGLSHWLGMDVHDVGDYGSDEKNRPLKEGMVLTVEPGLYIFSDAKVPEQYRGIGIRIEDDILITKTGNENLTAAVPKDPELIESLMSSQEA
- the recD gene encoding exodeoxyribonuclease V subunit alpha, which gives rise to MMGLLNQALDQKLLRFLDVQFAQIIAAHHSPLLQLACALLSSDAGAGHVCLPLARLAPEYFFDGRHPELAEALWQAAGKPNKNAWLNAFQSSSLVGEGTSPTPLVLEKERLYLQRMWKNEGQVIQFISDYSLEKMTYHKKDECRLKQILDQLFTSNESDINFQKVAAAVAITSKVAIISGGPGTGKTTTVAKLLTALIRLAGERTLRIELAAPTGKAAVRLTQSLGNAYRELSLSAGESRRLPEKACTLHRLLGAYSKGHQSRYHKNNPLDLDVLVVDEASMVDLPMLARLIDALPNSAQVIFLGDRDQLASVEAGSVLGEIGRFLSLGYSTSRAEELNRLTGYDLKGHPIEHFPNLCVAHVCDQLCLLNKNYRFDKKSGIGELAQAVNSGEHHKAHSILRDVNKKYVDIRQHALSDAKDYQKLLKDCVAAYQPYLELIKQGKDPETILHAFNRYQLLCALRTGSFGLEGLNTQIEKTLCHSGLLSLSQKPFNNSWYSGRPIMIECNDSSLGLFNGDLGMTLYDHSGALRVYFQFSDGHIKSVQPNRLPAHSTAYAMTVHKSQGSEFEHTALVLPDHFTPIVTRELVYTAITRARQKLTLYSTDKVLNHAILTPTQRRSGLVARLKSF
- the ribD gene encoding bifunctional diaminohydroxyphosphoribosylaminopyrimidine deaminase/5-amino-6-(5-phosphoribosylamino)uracil reductase RibD; protein product: MKKTHSADSVKCQDEFYMSYALRLASLGRFTTTPNPNVGCVLVRHGQVVGEGYHLRLGEPHAEIHALQKAGRLAKGSVAYITLEPCCHYGKTPPCVEALIKAGVRRVVVAIEDPNPEIAGRGLYQLKQAGIEVTSGILSTEAQDLNPGFLKRMRTGLPYIQLKMACSLDGRTAMASGESQWITSEQSRQDVQFFRAQSSAILSTGVTVSADNPALTVRWESLPKKTQALYPQESLRQPVRIILDRHHKVTPQHQVVQQPGTCWLIRTKTDHQDWPNQVEQWIFSSIQWPDKKNAIDLGSLMTALAKREMNLIWVEAGAELAGGLLEAGLVDELILYMAPKLLGNTARGLCQLPGLNELAKAPEFVLQEVKQMGPDLRLRLKPDPGFSISMGK
- the ubiH gene encoding 2-octaprenyl-6-methoxyphenyl hydroxylase, with protein sequence MGVIIVGGGMVGSTLALAVAFLTRGQIPIRLIEAFVPDQNASFSDDKRAIALAHGTCQQLERLGIWKPLSHDATPITNIHVSDQGQCGFVHLRAQDHHIPFLGQVLSLKTAQNRLFSLLKSTPGIQLYCPAQVLQISRTQKMVRVTLNHGETLEAPLLIAADGSHSSLAQACHIQYQKKDYQQFAVTTHIRTEKALGSCAFERFTSEGPLALLPISQEESALVWCHSQANRFLVEAWNDADFLQQLQNTFGWRLGKILKVGPRYSTPLYLTFASRHISHRLALVGNSAQTLHPVSGQGFNLGLRDTMTLAQILAEAAAKGDDLGEYSVLNQYQRQRQKDQQNMITLTEGLVHLFSNALKPLVVARHLGLMTMEEGPFFAQLLSRSTLGWSHPRD
- the nrdR gene encoding transcriptional regulator NrdR, whose translation is MHCPFCNTVDTKVIDSRLVSEGSQIKRRRQCAICHERFTTLEHAELVMPRVIKNDDLLEPFNEQKLRSGMRKALEKRPVSTDALETAIHQIKSQLRATGEPEVPSKMLGQFVMEALKKLDKIAYIRFASVYRSFEDVREFGEEIAKLQDNPSLHQKD